From Arachis hypogaea cultivar Tifrunner chromosome 3, arahy.Tifrunner.gnm2.J5K5, whole genome shotgun sequence:
TGAATCAATAATTAATATGTGTTTTAGGAAAATAAAACCCTTTTAGATAAGAATAAAATTgagaatatattattataaatttataatataaactagtcttatttatactatgtcttagcttttatatatatataaacccaaAACCTTATATCAATATAATATTCTGTTTTACATTAAAATAACTCAAGTAAACAAATAATTTCAAGTAaacaaataaaattgattttgctaTTCAAGCAGATGAAAAAAGTTTATTGTTTCTTTCGCAATATCAATTATTATAGAACAGAAAATGTGTACACAGAAAATGAAACTTACATTATTTAATTATAAGAACCTGTAAAATCAAACTGCAGATTCCGCACCCTCTCCAACTCAAATTTTCGTTTTCATTTAGCGGCCTTAGCTTGAGCAGAAGCTTTTCCTTCAGCTACTTGTCTTAAGGCCTTTGCAATGGTTAGAAGGAGTTTAAGATAAATAAGTGGGGTTGGTATATGGATACTTGTTGATGGCCACCGTAGATAGACAGATAGAGAAGagataaaagtaaataaaccttAGTAATAAAGTGAGTGAGTAtgtaaaaatctcaaaattcaaaacccTATTTATGGTAGCAGCTCAACTAAAGTGAGTTTAGTTTTGCATAAATTTTATTTGTaagttaaaaatttgaaatttgaaaaatgcTTTTTGTTGATATTTTGCATAATCTACCACTATTTGGACCTCAAATAAGATTAACTAaagaaaaataagttaaaatttgaacaaaatttatacataaattcaAGGATTAAGAAATTTGTGAGAAACTATGTCAAAAAACAGTTGTACCATTCACTGCTGAAGCTCTTAAATAAAGATTAATTTACACTCTCCTAATCCCTTGCTCTCTCTCCGTTCTAATAAATAGATAAGGAAAAGAAACACTATATTAATAAAATCATtcttcataatatatataatgcTAATTAATCTATCAGAAAAAATAAGATGAATTCAATATATAatgtaaaatagttttatttataAGTATATTCaattacataatattaaattagtaaaaaaatttgttCCGAACTCCATAAACTCATATCTAGTATTTATTCCGAATATGACAGAGCAACTGCAGATTCAAAATCCAAATTGTTTGATAAAGATAGATATTAATGTAGACTTGATTTGGTTCAAAGAAAAATATGTCATCTTAGGAGGAATAAATGCTTACCAAGTAATGATTGAATCCAATTCCGTGTATTTATAAGGTCTTTGTAATTCTTCAAAAATATATCAtagtaactaaataaaaaaataaataaaacttattAATATGACTCAGAAATTATTTACCTAATATCTGACgcaacacaaataaataaataaataaaataaaaaaatactaagagATGCTTATTAATATGAGTCTAAATATATGCaatgaaaattttattatgaTGATTCAAAGAATTTGAAAAAGCTAACTGAATTTAATTCATCTTCACGTACAAATTAAatgtttatttttgttctttggaactatgttgtaggaacaacaaaaacaaaatcaaagagcaaatgcaaaagtaaaaaaaaatatgttgcataagaaaaatcatcatcaacctatGCATGAAATACAGAAAGATAGAAAcaaaatgaattaaataaataagaatgaaaaaaaagaaaaaaaaatcattgacTTTAGATGACTGAGGAAAAAATATAGAGCCAAAAATCCCAGAAGAAGGTGATAGTTGAGACTCTTTGGAACCAAAAAACTTAAAAggaaatgaaggagaagaataagaagaagaagaagtaccctctctttctctctgcaagtTTTAAAAACTAAAACCACTGTATCAGAATCACTTTAACCCTTTAACTAAATTGAAGAGTCTTCTTCTCAATGATTAAGACTTTATCATAATTTGACTCACAAAATCATGGTTTTGGGTTTGGGAATGGTTAGTAACATAAAGCATACCAGAATAACTAATCTActtaaattaggtatttttttacaACAAAGATTTTATATGACATAGAAACAGATCtacattatttaatttatacaaatgaaaaaatataaaaaacttacCCTCCACCACGGCCTAAACGTCTTCCAGATTTGTCAAATGCCAATCCTGCAAAGtgacataagaaaaaaaaattaaaaaatgatgtGAGTAAGAAAGGGTATACGTACTACCAAAACACCATTGCCAAATGTGTCATTCCAAATCAATATCCCGTTTCTCAAGCTTTTTATCAAACAGTTTACATGCATTATTCAAAATGttttgattaaataaaaaattcatcacAGCAactaaataaattacaaaattaaaagcaaacGCTAGCTTAATTCCAAATCGAAAATGAAATCAAGCAGCAACTAAACTAACTGGAAGAAAATATAGTAACAAATTCAAATACTTACCATCAATGTTGGgtttgaagagaagaaaaagtcaCTGAAGGAGGATTAAAGTTTATACTCATAAAAGTAAAGTTAGGTTTAACGAGAGTGATGATTGACGACGACGAGAGTGATGGAAGTCCCAAAGGCATTGATGATGGAAGAATGCGGTGGATGACTATGGTGATGGAACAGCAGTGATGGAAGAATGCAGCGCTGAGGAGAAAGATTTGGAATGTGTATGAAGAGGAAAATGACTGTGAAACTCGTTTGGAGTGTGGACTGTAGAGCTCGAGGGGATAGAAGTAGAGTTtaggtttaagttaatatttccgatagaaaattttaaattacagatggatttttcgtctgtaataatttaataaaaatgcaGCATTTTGTCCATTTAATTACAGACatatttttcgtctgtaattattttttacgaaaaaaattaattttttcgataGAATTATCgatggatttttttaatttgtaatttatgctaatttttttttgataaaaaatttctCTAAAATTTTGTCTGTGGgataaaatttattagaaatatctatttgtaataactagttttttaGTAGTGAAAGATGTGGGGGTTGAGATGAATTTAATTACTTGTGGATAAGAAAGAAACGTTCTTCTAACCATTAGTAGAAGTTGGATTTGGACAGCATTATTAAAGGAAGATCGTGTTGGCAGCGGCTGCCAAAGATATGTTACATAAATTGAATCTTATCGATAATCATATATTCATTGTTATTTCAATCCACCGAAAAAGTAATAGTGGCGGTCTCACTAATCCGAAGGAAAAATCGGCTCAATTACTCGCCAAGCTTATTCAAAGTACAAAACCAAAAAATTGCACCATCATTTTGAGATTTGACACCcatttttaattgataaatttcaagaattttttataaaaagaaattaagtagaaaaaatattacaaaaaaaatttaattattttttttaacataaaaaatataaattaataataatgttattaatatctatattattaattttattattttataacattaaattcatttaaaaacttttaaaataaaaataaaatatttaaaacattaaaaattaatttaaatattaaaaactaaaataatatttttaggttgataataataaaaacaaaagtgtgtgtatatatatatatatatatatatatatatatatatatatatatatatatataatgcggTTACTCGTGTTTGCTTGTCACTATTATTGCTATGAATAGGTCAGAATCCACATTTGATGAATTTGTCATTCACTAATACATACACGTCGTTCTTGCTGATAGGTTGTGAAACTCTCCGGCAATATAACTTCAAAAATACTTTATGGTTTCTATGAATTAGAATTGAAAGATAGCAAGGACTTGAAATATGATCAGTTGTTTTAATTGGAAGTAAATTCATAAAGGTAAAATTTATTCAATTCTttctaaaataaaagataagttatcttttataatatatttaatgattattgaataaaattgattaatttattatgattaattttaattttaatttaatctaaattttgattacctaattaattgattaattatcatataatttttttgtgaattttaaaaattattaaacatcaaaattttctaaaactctcttttaataaattagagGGAGAAAAGATTACATGTACATATATAATATTGCAGAAGAAtcaaagaagttaaaaaaaaaatgaaaaagagactAGAGTGATCAATTTTTTCTTTGTATATATGGTAGGTATTTGGTGAAGAAGTGAATCTAAGGAATGATTGATAAATATAAACATatgaaaaaatagttaataatattGAACGATAAATCATATAATATAGAGAGTGTAGTAATATTTTTTCTTGGTCTTAAGATAGAATGATATAAACAGAATTGTTATTGATTTTCAACTTCAAAGAGgcactaaaaattttatttatttattttattatttaatttttttattatggttaaaattacaaaatatcattttttttagtaattttttataaattccaaaataagtTATATCTTGGTTAATTAGCTAGTTAGATTATCATAATTTAAGTTAAATTAAGAATTAATATTAAccacaataaattaaattattttattcaacAATTATTAGACATGTCATAAAGTAGAataatttatcctttattttacagaaaattgggtaaaatttaccataaataaaatatgtatgTTTTGGTAGTGTGAAAATTCACTCTATTGAATTAAATGAAATTAGAATATAGCATagtttgataatttaaaaaaaaaaaagtctagcaGGATCTTTGTACTTGCATGATAATCTTCACTTGGTAAGCATGAAGCAGAACAAGAAGAGATTGAAGACACGTACTACATTCATCGCTAAATAAAGAGGTGAACGTTAAAGGAGTCTGAAATGTTAGGTTGAGGTTTGGTCCAGGCTATAAGACTCTATGCCACCCAAGTTTGATTATGGTGCATGTTTATGGTTGGTAATTTTAGTTGATTTGTTGAATTATGACATCTTGTCAATGTCTCTCTCCTACTTTACATATATGATAAATTCACATGGAGACACAAATTTAAcacaatattttaatatttttcctGGAGTTCATGCTTAATAAATGATTTTCAATAAGATTAGTGATACCCACCAATTTTACTTTTAAGTATGTGTTTTTACCTTCAGCTTTCATACCTTTTATTCTTCCCAGGTCAGATAATTAACTAAACTTAGTAAAAGAATTGATCTAATATGTATCTTAAAAgtatatgataaattaattattagtaaaaattttaaatatttttatttaataaatataaaataaatatatcaaaaatttacattttttatatttttaattaattcttttAGTTTATAAACTTAACATGTGTCTTTAAGACACATGTTAGATAAACTCCTAAAAAGTAATCTTAATTATTGAAGTGACTAATTCAATTATTTACCTTTTCTTTGTCAAGAGTGGTATcctttattcaaattaaattaattctttttttatttatttacccttgaataaaaataaaaaaggaacttCATGTTTGTATCACAGAAAGTTTAACGAACTCACTATTTGCTAAAAATTGCCTCTGTAACGTGAAGAAATCGATTGATTTCTTCACGAACGGAAGTGGAATTGCCCTTTTTTTCGCGTTACCCGAAATCCATTTGCCTTCTTTCATCCCATTTTAacgaaactaaaaactaaaaaaaaaattctttcgcAAAATAATCCATCTTTTTCAGGCTTATTAGTTTTGTAATGAAAAGTATAGGGCTTTATAGTTTTCGTATTTGAAGGCAGAATAGAGATATTGTTGTCgttcttttttcgaaaaaaaactaAGAGTCTAATTTCAGTAGAAAATAGAATTCTGAATTGTAATAAACTATTGTTATCATTCTAATGAAGGATAATCAAATTTTAGTAAACAAttccgatatatatatatatattatatatatatatatttatattatttatgataatattagaaagacaaaaaaaattttaatttatcttatttaatatttactaattctaataataattaatgaatattaaataagataaattttaactaatttttttaaacagaCATTTTCGATTATTTAAAACATGTTAATCATTTTCCTTTTTGTTTCATATGGCTTATTCATTTGACGTAGTAACGATTAGTAGAAGACTAGATGTAACTACAGACATTTAAGTTGGTTTGGTGAGATTACCTCAGATACGTCCCTAGACTTTGAGGCCTTGATGAGAGGAATTCGTTATCAATGCAACTTTTTACTAATTATTAAGGTTCAAATAAAAGATCAAACTGCACTTTAATTTTGTCTAATTACACTACAGTTATTTCATCATACGTTCGTTGTTGAATCAGTTAGTTTATATGAATAGTTAATAtggttaaaattcatttttccgaagctttatatatattatatataatttatttcccGTACCATGTATAAATTGCACTAAGAGTGATAAAGgttgctttttaattttttggtcaaCATATTCTCACAACCAACTGACCTAAGTACAAGTTGCTTGGCTTTTAATTAATGTGTACCGACAAAAATGATGAACTCAAAGCGAATCAGAGaaagaaatttttagaaaattgaaTGCACAATAGAGAAACTCGGTTTGCAAAAGTCCATATTGGAGGATCCTCTATAccatttaagaataaaaaaatggaaaactaAAAGAGATCAGAGTACAAAATGTTATTAAGGCCCCTTCCATCCTAGTCCTGGCTGCTATCCATTTTAAGTGTTGCCTAACATGCATTATATGtagtttttatatatacatataaaaaaacctctctatatatatatattgcataaatcaaaattcaaacatTTAAACACACAATGCAAGATTGTTGgcttttttgaaataagatatacTCTTTGGCTCATCATGTTCGGTTCAATTGTTGCATTATGGCTGGTATACAAAACAAAAGGTTGAAAAGTTTTGGTTCTATTTTGACCCAAGTGTCTGTATTAGTTACATGTCTACAACACCAGAAAGGGGTTGGGACTGTAGATGAGTAGAAATAAGTTCTTGAGCGAAACTTCCATACAATATGATAACCCAAATCCTGTGTTGCTTTAGTAGTTATTCTAATTAGAAAAGTTATAATTAATGTATAGTAATTTATGTAATACTGGACCAATTTAGTATTGTTATTTCATTATTGATTATTTAAACTAATCAATTTTGTTAACAAAATTTTAAGACTATTAATCTAAAATTTGTATAACAAATGCTTACCAACTAACCTTAAATACAATACCACAATCAAAATAGCATGTGACAACTCTTACTAAATAGACAGGTAGAGTAGGAATAGAAATGGAATAGCAAAACATTTTttagctaattattttaattttcgtagAGATCTAGATAAACCAGATATGAAAAGAATACTATGGGaagattttttctttatttctcactAGGAGGACAAGAGTTCAATTGAGTTTGGTATGGCTTGCCCCACAACCCATATTTAAACCTATTCAATTCTTGATCTTAACCCCACCAAACTTTGTCCCCATGTAAATCTTTTTGGTACCGTAAAATATGTTGTCATCACATGATGATTGAGTGTCAGCTCATTTTTCATTATTTACAATTGTAATTAACATGTATTGCCTTAGgtcttatattattttataattatagtttcaaatataaaatatatattaaaaataagttaaattatataaatatataatatttaattttaatgtgtaaataatattttaaattattttgttctcCAATACATCAAATTTCTTTCTATAAGAGATCGAGCACATATGCTGCAAAATACGTAAATTATTACGGTCCGAATTTTTAACAAATAACTAAAGGAAAAGTGTAGGGACGAGCACTTaactattaaaagaaaaatgagtgattttttattgttaaatataattttacactattaaaaatattattgataaccaATTGATAATTACAAAATACCAAAATTGCTAACCTTAACATTCCTCAATCACAAGTGTCTCTtgtgaaaataattaaattaaaacacaattttttcataaataaatttagttatatatatatataaagaatactaaaaaattatcaaaatttattaattttaactataatttttaattattaattaaatttttttaatttaataatttgataacgtattttaattttttttaaatattaataattaactaataacgaaaacacaataaattttaatgacaTGGTATTTCTCCACAGACAAAGTTAGTTCATTAATCATTATAGATAATTTTAGGTTAATAATTACATTGAACCACGTAGCACCGAGTTTCATGAAAAATCCAAGGCTTCACACCACTATTTAATACTATACGTCTATGGTGGCTACAATCATAAAATTTATGGAATCTTGAgcaaaattccactaattcacaCCACATCTATAAATTCAAATCTGCTTTTTGTCAACCTCTTATTAATCCTATGTCCATGTTGGCAATATAAATAGTTCCCACCACCACACTTTGTCtgttagagagagaaagaaaaagaggtaGCTATGGGAAACGCTATGGCGAGGAGTAAAAGAGCTAAGGTGATGAAGATAGACGGAGAGACCTTCAAGCTGAAGACACCGGCTGTAGCCAACGACGTCGTTAAGGACTATCCCGGTCACGTTCTACTTGATTCTGAGTCAGTCAAACAGTTTGGGCTTCGGGCCAAGCCACTTGAGGCCCACTACGAGCTGAAGCCCAACAAAGTTTACTTCCTTGTTGAGTTACCGAAGCCTCAGCAACAAGTTGAGAAGAAGCCACCACTTCCTCGGAGGGCGCGATCCAGTGGCATCATACGTGGCATGAACGCTCAGGAGAGGCTCGATTTCTTGATGCTCTCTAAACGCTCCGTTTCGGACCTTGCACTCGTTAAGAATTCCCCTCCCGCTATTGGTGGGCCAGGCCCAAATAATGGTGGGCCCATGAGGGTGAAGATGAGGATCCCTAGGGCCCAATTAGATATGTTGATGGAGGAGAGTGGCGACGGCGGCGAGGTGGCGGAGAAGATCATGAGCTTGTATATAGGGAACAATGCTGCTGCtggcggaggaggaggagaggCGGCGGAGGCCGAGGGTGGGGTGGCTGGCGGCAATAGAGAGGTCAACTATCATCATCATAAGGCTCGAGGGGTATGTGTTTCTTTAATTGTCACTAgctattttgttaattataatatTGTTGATTACTTTCTCGAATCTTT
This genomic window contains:
- the LOC112791612 gene encoding uncharacterized protein At1g66480, whose amino-acid sequence is MGNAMARSKRAKVMKIDGETFKLKTPAVANDVVKDYPGHVLLDSESVKQFGLRAKPLEAHYELKPNKVYFLVELPKPQQQVEKKPPLPRRARSSGIIRGMNAQERLDFLMLSKRSVSDLALVKNSPPAIGGPGPNNGGPMRVKMRIPRAQLDMLMEESGDGGEVAEKIMSLYIGNNAAAGGGGGEAAEAEGGVAGGNREVNYHHHKARGKRVSFRPVEQGEIRVEAAAPPSS